From Candidatus Nomurabacteria bacterium, one genomic window encodes:
- the pilM gene encoding type IV pilus assembly protein PilM: MGILSGISDFFGLDIGTGAIRVVQLHGSGASKTLVRYGASPLAPNLSQSDSPADQQQLAAALKDALSKHRITTRNVAVGLPSNRVFSTVVDIDKLPPAELGKTIMFQADSIIPTPIQDSKIDWAVIGESPKDPAKLELLVSSVANEFVERRLDLLENIGLNVIAFEPDNLAVARSMVAAGGSTGPVMIIDMGIRSTELVIVMNDTPKLSRSINTGSDAIIKSAMQGLAIDYKQAEQFVYKFGMVKDKLEGQVERAINPTIDVIISEIEKTIHFFENRYLGVKMGKLLATGSAAILPELPLHLANRFGVNVEIGNAWQNVVYPADRQNELMAVSNHFGVASGLAQRRE; encoded by the coding sequence ATGGGTATCTTGAGTGGGATTTCAGACTTCTTCGGCCTAGACATTGGCACTGGAGCGATTCGAGTTGTGCAGCTACATGGTAGCGGGGCTAGCAAAACACTGGTTCGTTATGGGGCTTCGCCACTTGCGCCGAATCTGTCGCAGAGTGATTCACCAGCCGATCAGCAGCAGCTCGCCGCTGCTCTCAAAGATGCATTATCTAAGCATCGCATCACGACTCGCAACGTGGCCGTTGGCCTGCCATCGAATCGAGTTTTCTCGACAGTTGTTGATATCGATAAGCTACCTCCAGCCGAACTTGGTAAAACGATTATGTTCCAAGCCGATTCGATTATCCCAACGCCTATCCAGGATTCTAAGATAGATTGGGCAGTCATAGGCGAATCACCAAAAGATCCTGCCAAGCTCGAACTTCTGGTAAGTAGTGTCGCAAACGAATTTGTTGAACGCCGATTAGACTTGCTCGAAAACATCGGTCTAAATGTGATTGCTTTCGAGCCGGATAACCTGGCTGTAGCCAGATCGATGGTGGCAGCAGGCGGGTCGACTGGTCCAGTTATGATTATAGACATGGGCATTCGCTCGACCGAACTGGTAATAGTTATGAATGACACACCAAAACTTAGTAGAAGTATCAACACTGGCTCAGACGCAATCATCAAGTCGGCTATGCAAGGCTTGGCAATCGACTATAAACAGGCTGAACAGTTTGTGTATAAATTCGGCATGGTCAAAGACAAGCTCGAAGGTCAGGTGGAACGTGCTATAAATCCAACCATCGATGTAATTATTAGCGAGATTGAAAAGACAATCCATTTCTTTGAAAACCGCTACCTTGGGGTCAAGATGGGCAAGTTACTGGCAACTGGATCGGCAGCAATCTTGCCAGAGTTACCACTTCACCTAGCAAATCGCTTTGGGGTTAATGTCGAGATTGGTAATGCCTGGCAGAATGTAGTATACCCAGCCGATCGTCAGAACGAGCTTATGGCAGTTTCGAACCATTTTGGTGTGGCAAGTGGCTTAGCCCAGAGGAGAGAGTAA
- a CDS encoding type II/IV secretion system protein translates to MSVMVAENQAKVESELLREKIFSDFQLKEHRDKAKAADIPFFSYLIDNSLLTDEQLTKAIAVVSKVPYVNLSQAKVNPQTLSLLPEEIAQTYMAVPLGEMQSRLVVAMLDAGNVQAVDFLSNKIGRALKVYMASESGIRNVLKQYQVQLDKDVADVIDQDQSSLDRTEDNIKTIVQDSPISKALSAILEYAAKNRASDIHIEPLEKELKIRARVDGVLREIMKLPKSSEAPFVSRIKILSNLKIDEHRIPQDGQFTIRVADHPIDLRIAISPVVWGEQVVIRLLDKTGTSLRLEDMGYTGRALRTIREGIKNSNGMILTSGPTGSGKSTSLYALIQEIKSDDINIVTLEDPVEYKMEGINQIQVNAEVGLTFASGLRSILRQDPDVVMVGEIRDKETAQLAVQAALTGHLVFSTLHTNSAAGILPRLLDMGIEPFLIASTVRTVIGQRLVRRLAPDGLETYDSNDTETAGIIENIGSLLPQTDSDINAASEDLGYQSLPTAKQASYKLYHGTDSREHPGGYKGRLGLYEVFNMSDEIQKLILARATSSEIQQAALAQGMISMRQDGYLKALAGMTSLDEVNRVAAADNA, encoded by the coding sequence ATGAGCGTAATGGTTGCCGAGAACCAAGCCAAGGTTGAAAGCGAGCTCCTTAGAGAGAAGATATTTAGTGATTTTCAGCTAAAGGAACACAGAGATAAGGCCAAAGCTGCCGACATACCTTTTTTTAGCTATCTTATTGATAATAGCTTGCTGACAGACGAACAGCTTACCAAGGCGATCGCGGTCGTTTCGAAAGTACCATATGTCAATTTGAGCCAAGCAAAAGTAAACCCTCAGACCTTATCTTTGCTCCCCGAAGAAATTGCTCAGACTTACATGGCTGTACCGCTTGGTGAGATGCAAAGCCGCTTAGTGGTTGCGATGCTTGATGCCGGTAATGTTCAAGCAGTCGACTTTTTGTCGAATAAAATTGGCCGCGCCTTAAAGGTGTATATGGCTAGTGAGAGCGGCATTCGGAATGTCTTGAAACAGTATCAGGTGCAGCTCGACAAAGATGTTGCCGACGTAATCGACCAGGACCAATCGAGCCTTGATCGCACTGAAGATAATATTAAGACGATTGTTCAAGACTCGCCAATAAGTAAAGCTTTGTCGGCGATACTTGAGTATGCCGCCAAGAATCGAGCCAGCGACATACACATCGAACCGCTCGAAAAAGAACTTAAAATAAGAGCTCGAGTTGACGGTGTACTGCGAGAAATTATGAAGCTACCAAAAAGTAGTGAGGCACCATTTGTATCGCGCATAAAAATTTTAAGCAACCTAAAAATAGATGAACACCGAATTCCTCAGGATGGACAGTTTACAATTCGAGTAGCTGATCATCCGATTGATTTAAGAATTGCGATTTCGCCAGTAGTCTGGGGTGAACAGGTAGTAATTCGTTTACTCGACAAAACAGGCACGAGCTTACGCCTGGAAGACATGGGATACACAGGTCGGGCTCTACGTACAATTCGCGAAGGTATAAAAAACTCTAATGGCATGATTCTAACATCTGGCCCAACTGGTTCGGGTAAATCTACCTCTTTGTATGCCTTAATCCAGGAAATAAAAAGTGATGATATTAATATCGTTACCCTCGAAGATCCGGTTGAATACAAAATGGAAGGCATTAATCAGATACAAGTTAATGCCGAAGTTGGCTTAACATTTGCCTCAGGGTTGCGGTCTATTTTGCGTCAGGACCCTGATGTGGTCATGGTTGGTGAGATTCGTGACAAAGAAACTGCCCAGTTGGCGGTGCAGGCTGCTCTGACGGGTCACTTAGTATTTAGTACACTTCACACAAATTCGGCGGCTGGTATTTTGCCTCGACTTCTCGATATGGGTATCGAACCTTTCCTGATTGCTAGCACGGTTCGGACAGTTATCGGCCAGCGCCTAGTCCGGCGTTTGGCTCCCGATGGTCTAGAAACATACGATAGCAACGATACCGAGACAGCAGGAATTATCGAAAATATTGGCAGTTTACTACCGCAAACAGATTCGGACATTAATGCCGCCAGTGAAGACTTGGGTTACCAGAGCCTACCAACAGCCAAGCAGGCTAGCTATAAACTGTATCATGGCACAGATAGTCGTGAGCACCCCGGTGGTTATAAAGGTCGTTTAGGATTATACGAAGTCTTTAATATGAGCGACGAAATTCAGAAGCTAATTTTAGCCCGAGCTACCAGTTCTGAAATTCAGCAAGCGGCTTTAGCCCAGGGAATGATTTCGATGCGTCAAGATGGCTATCTGAAAGCTTTAGCAGGAATGACCAGTTTAGATGAAGTAAACCGCGTCGCGGCAGCCGATAATGCTTAA
- a CDS encoding type IV pilus twitching motility protein PilT: MAGLRIEALLEEVVKRKASDLHLQVGLPPMLRVDGSLVQVAGTEKLSEEEVERLVFAILDEDQKQILLKDKEFDFSFAFGDMGRFRVNAFHGSGNIAAALRLIPNEILSIDQLGLPDIVKKFAEYPRGLVLVTGPTGSGKSTTLAAIIGKINQERAEHIITIEDPIEYTHKSQKSVVIQREVHYDTYSFSAALRSSLRQDPDVVLIGEMRDLETIAAAITIAETGHLVFATLHTNSAAQSIDRMIDVFPPHQQPQVRSQLSNILMAICSQRLVPAIGGGRIAASEIMIATPAVRNIIREGKTHQLDAVIQTGAEFGMQSMDKTLVELIHAGTINYDEARNFAVDIEELDRLMRG, from the coding sequence ATGGCCGGACTCAGAATCGAAGCATTACTGGAAGAAGTTGTAAAGCGCAAAGCTTCTGATTTGCATTTGCAGGTTGGTTTACCACCAATGTTGAGGGTAGATGGAAGCTTGGTGCAGGTTGCTGGAACAGAAAAGCTTTCGGAAGAAGAGGTCGAAAGGTTAGTATTTGCAATTTTGGACGAAGATCAGAAACAGATACTACTAAAAGACAAAGAGTTTGACTTTAGCTTTGCTTTTGGTGATATGGGCAGGTTTAGGGTTAACGCTTTTCATGGAAGCGGCAATATTGCAGCAGCTCTCCGCTTGATCCCAAACGAAATCTTATCGATCGATCAGCTGGGCTTACCCGATATTGTCAAGAAATTTGCCGAGTACCCTAGAGGACTCGTGCTGGTAACTGGCCCAACTGGCTCAGGTAAGTCCACTACTTTGGCGGCAATTATTGGTAAGATCAATCAAGAAAGAGCTGAGCATATTATTACCATCGAAGACCCAATTGAGTACACTCACAAGTCGCAGAAATCTGTGGTTATCCAGAGGGAAGTTCACTACGATACATATTCTTTTAGTGCAGCTCTCCGCTCTAGCTTACGCCAAGATCCAGATGTAGTCTTGATTGGTGAGATGCGTGATCTCGAAACGATTGCAGCCGCAATTACGATTGCCGAAACCGGCCACTTAGTGTTTGCGACCCTACACACCAACTCAGCAGCTCAAAGTATTGATCGTATGATTGATGTATTCCCACCACATCAACAGCCTCAAGTACGCTCTCAGCTGAGCAATATCTTAATGGCAATTTGCTCGCAACGTCTCGTGCCTGCAATCGGAGGTGGTCGAATTGCTGCTTCGGAAATCATGATTGCTACTCCGGCCGTTAGAAATATTATTCGTGAAGGCAAAACCCACCAGCTAGACGCCGTGATCCAAACCGGAGCAGAGTTTGGTATGCAGAGTATGGACAAGACGCTTGTGGAACTAATCCACGCCGGGACCATAAACTACGACGAAGCTCGGAATTTTGCTGTCGACATTGAAGAGTTAGATAGATTAATGCGGGGCTAG
- a CDS encoding type II secretion system F family protein — translation MITFKYEARDPKTGNKITSTIQADSEQAAGKLLITQGLAPINIEPIKEKGGVLNRGNKVKSKDRIVFARELSTLINAGLPLVQSLRSVGDQTDSKPMKLVINQIIGDVEAGKSFSTALSRHPKIFNGIFISMVSAGEASGTLDRALERLAIQQEKDAEVISKVRGALVYPAIVMLVMGGVVTFMIVGVLPQVKSIYSGLKGASLPWITRLLLWISDTIIAYWWIALIVLILLVFFGMKWFKTVSGRLFADRFKLKVPPFNRLFMKLYMARFSRTAHTLIASGVPLIQVLEIVSKSINNVLVEASIKKGTEKVKGGKSLADSLQGDPNFLPLVPNMLRIGEESGSVEQMMERTAEYYEKEVDNEIKTISTIIEPVLMVILGVVAITIVAAILLPIYSLVGKNILG, via the coding sequence ATGATTACGTTTAAGTATGAGGCCCGCGACCCAAAAACAGGCAATAAAATTACCTCAACAATCCAGGCTGATTCAGAGCAAGCTGCCGGGAAACTACTAATTACCCAAGGCTTAGCACCAATAAATATTGAGCCAATCAAGGAAAAGGGCGGTGTCCTAAATCGAGGCAATAAGGTAAAAAGTAAAGACAGGATTGTTTTTGCGCGCGAGTTATCTACTTTAATAAACGCCGGACTTCCACTCGTACAAAGCCTACGTAGCGTTGGCGATCAGACAGATAGTAAGCCCATGAAACTGGTAATCAATCAGATCATCGGTGATGTTGAGGCAGGAAAGTCGTTTTCAACGGCTTTGAGCCGACACCCAAAAATATTTAACGGTATATTCATAAGCATGGTTAGCGCCGGTGAAGCTTCTGGTACGCTCGACAGGGCACTCGAACGACTGGCTATTCAGCAGGAAAAAGATGCCGAGGTAATTAGCAAAGTCAGGGGTGCGTTAGTTTATCCAGCCATTGTTATGTTGGTTATGGGTGGAGTTGTGACATTTATGATTGTTGGTGTGTTGCCTCAGGTAAAAAGCATCTACTCAGGCCTTAAAGGTGCGAGCCTGCCTTGGATAACCAGGCTACTGCTTTGGATCTCGGATACAATCATTGCCTACTGGTGGATTGCCTTAATTGTTTTGATCTTGCTTGTCTTCTTTGGCATGAAATGGTTCAAAACAGTGTCGGGGCGTCTGTTTGCCGATCGTTTTAAACTCAAGGTGCCACCATTTAATCGTTTATTCATGAAGTTGTATATGGCCAGGTTCTCTCGTACAGCCCACACTTTAATTGCTAGTGGTGTGCCACTTATCCAGGTGCTTGAAATTGTCTCGAAGTCTATCAACAACGTGCTGGTTGAAGCGTCGATAAAGAAGGGCACCGAGAAAGTTAAGGGTGGTAAATCTTTGGCCGATTCACTCCAGGGGGATCCTAACTTCTTGCCCCTAGTTCCAAATATGTTAAGAATTGGTGAGGAATCTGGTTCGGTGGAGCAAATGATGGAGCGGACCGCCGAATACTACGAAAAAGAAGTAGATAACGAAATCAAGACAATATCGACGATTATTGAACCAGTTTTGATGGTCATTCTCGGAGTAGTTGCGATTACGATCGTAGCGGCAATATTGCTACCAATCTACTCACTTGTAGGCAAGAACATACTTGGCTAG
- a CDS encoding prepilin-type N-terminal cleavage/methylation domain-containing protein, whose amino-acid sequence MTPRALQKNKEGFTIIEVMIVLAIAGLIILIVFLAVPALQRNSRNTQRRNDAARVSGLLSEYTTNNNGRLPANSAALQALIGTQLSIYDVTSITLAAATEATGNDAAAAASSNSTVVVVSNATCSDNNAVAGGGSRAYTVTFAVETSGGGSTAQCL is encoded by the coding sequence ATGACACCTAGGGCACTACAAAAAAACAAAGAAGGATTCACTATTATTGAGGTAATGATTGTTCTGGCGATTGCCGGCTTAATCATCTTGATTGTATTTTTGGCCGTACCTGCGCTCCAACGCAATAGCCGTAACACTCAGCGTCGTAACGATGCCGCGAGAGTAAGCGGACTTCTGTCTGAGTACACAACCAACAACAATGGTCGTTTACCAGCTAACTCGGCTGCACTACAGGCCTTGATCGGCACTCAGTTAAGTATTTACGATGTGACTTCGATCACCTTGGCCGCCGCAACCGAAGCTACTGGCAACGATGCGGCAGCTGCAGCCAGCAGTAACAGTACCGTAGTTGTTGTGTCCAATGCTACTTGTTCAGATAACAACGCAGTTGCTGGTGGCGGGTCTCGAGCTTACACTGTAACCTTTGCAGTTGAAACCAGTGGTGGTGGCAGTACTGCCCAGTGCTTGTAA
- a CDS encoding prepilin peptidase: MIIVLLIFGLVFGSFLTAFVDRLHDGRDWINGRSECDSCHKELKAQDLVPVFSWLINFGRCRQCHKHISWRYPLTELAVAGLFTACYLLWPVPIVGFEIVKFVWLLITIVGLTAISIYDLRWMIIPNTIIYPLIVLAVGVVGYEAIFLDGGPELVRSAVLGLLGCGGILYGIFQVSKGKWIGGGDVKLGFLLGIMALSFMRGLLVILLSSFVGLVAIAPMLFAHKFSLKAKIPFGPFLIIAGLIVYFFGQQLLDWYMNVLVV, translated from the coding sequence GTGATTATTGTATTACTTATTTTTGGCTTAGTTTTTGGTAGTTTTCTAACGGCGTTTGTTGACAGACTACATGATGGTCGGGATTGGATAAATGGTCGTTCGGAGTGTGACTCTTGCCATAAAGAGCTCAAGGCTCAGGATCTCGTGCCGGTCTTTAGCTGGTTAATTAACTTTGGTAGGTGTCGTCAGTGTCATAAGCACATATCGTGGCGGTACCCCTTGACCGAGTTGGCCGTGGCTGGATTATTTACAGCATGCTATTTGTTATGGCCAGTTCCAATAGTAGGCTTTGAGATTGTTAAGTTTGTCTGGCTACTGATAACTATAGTCGGACTGACAGCTATAAGTATTTATGATTTACGCTGGATGATTATACCGAATACAATAATTTATCCATTGATAGTTCTGGCAGTTGGTGTGGTCGGATATGAGGCTATATTTCTTGACGGAGGCCCAGAGCTGGTGCGGTCTGCAGTATTAGGCTTACTTGGCTGTGGGGGCATACTCTACGGAATCTTTCAGGTATCAAAAGGCAAATGGATCGGTGGCGGAGATGTTAAACTGGGGTTTTTACTGGGTATTATGGCTCTAAGTTTTATGCGTGGCCTACTAGTAATCTTGCTTAGCTCATTTGTGGGGCTAGTTGCGATTGCACCAATGCTGTTCGCCCACAAGTTTAGTCTAAAAGCTAAAATTCCTTTTGGCCCCTTCTTGATCATTGCTGGGTTGATAGTCTATTTCTTTGGACAGCAGCTACTCGATTGGTATATGAATGTTCTGGTTGTGTAG
- a CDS encoding prepilin-type N-terminal cleavage/methylation domain-containing protein: MKHLSQKGFTILELMIASSIFSVMLIVCLGAIVYLGKLYYKGVTISNTAEVTRASIDEITEAIQYSGDAFEAAPADPTPSGWTGAYCIGVKKYSYRIGYQLVIGTPGTNQANQVLTVSNDQSCIGYEPSGDQQRELLKENMRLTDFAITPGPSGLTNVEIGVAYGGDPTDQSVEDNTFNTEADGTIISCKDSSTGSAFCATNFLKTSALRKVGL; encoded by the coding sequence ATGAAACATTTAAGCCAAAAAGGTTTTACCATTTTAGAACTTATGATTGCCTCCAGTATATTCTCGGTGATGTTGATTGTTTGCTTGGGCGCAATCGTGTACCTAGGCAAGCTTTATTACAAGGGTGTAACTATTAGCAACACAGCCGAGGTGACACGTGCGAGTATCGATGAAATAACAGAAGCAATTCAGTATTCTGGTGATGCCTTCGAGGCGGCCCCAGCCGATCCGACACCAAGTGGCTGGACCGGTGCATACTGCATTGGAGTCAAGAAATACTCCTATAGAATTGGCTATCAACTAGTCATTGGAACGCCAGGCACAAATCAAGCCAACCAAGTGCTGACCGTTAGCAATGACCAGAGCTGTATCGGCTATGAACCTTCTGGCGATCAGCAACGAGAATTATTAAAGGAAAATATGAGATTAACCGATTTTGCGATTACACCAGGACCTTCGGGCTTAACGAACGTAGAGATCGGAGTTGCCTATGGTGGCGATCCAACTGATCAGAGCGTCGAAGATAATACATTTAATACCGAGGCCGATGGTACAATTATTTCATGCAAAGACAGTTCAACTGGTTCGGCGTTTTGCGCAACCAATTTCCTGAAAACGTCTGCTTTACGAAAGGTGGGTCTATAA
- a CDS encoding tyrosine-type recombinase/integrase: MLFSKAKIDYLEYLEIEQNRSQKTIANYDHYLTRLNDFAGDIAVKDIDQELVRRWRLWLNRLGSDRGDELAKNTQNYHLIALRNFLKYMSKREIACMPPDKIELAKSPRKQVTFLNSEEIDRLLSAPKTDKLDGLRDKAILELLFCSGLRVSELVGLNRGDINLKRLEFMVRGKGQKDRPIFISQQAADCISDYLNLRQDNTSPLFIRIGGSKHADTSGDYLRLTARSIQRMVARYALLAGITKKVSPHSLRHSFATNLLQNGADLRSVQAMLGHSDISTTQIYTHVTDPQLKKVHQQYHKRQL; the protein is encoded by the coding sequence ATGCTATTCTCTAAAGCAAAAATAGACTATCTGGAGTATCTGGAGATCGAGCAAAACCGATCGCAGAAGACTATTGCCAACTATGACCACTATTTGACTAGGCTCAACGACTTTGCCGGAGATATTGCGGTAAAAGATATCGATCAAGAACTAGTACGTAGATGGCGACTCTGGTTAAACCGACTTGGCTCAGATCGAGGAGACGAATTAGCCAAAAATACTCAGAACTATCACTTAATCGCTCTGCGAAACTTCTTAAAATATATGAGTAAACGTGAAATTGCCTGCATGCCCCCAGATAAGATAGAGCTCGCAAAAAGTCCTCGTAAACAAGTCACTTTTCTTAACTCCGAAGAAATTGACAGACTTTTATCGGCACCAAAAACTGATAAATTAGACGGCTTGCGAGACAAAGCTATCCTAGAATTGTTGTTTTGTAGTGGCTTACGTGTATCCGAACTAGTCGGCCTAAACAGAGGCGACATAAATTTAAAACGACTCGAATTTATGGTAAGAGGTAAAGGCCAGAAAGACCGGCCTATATTTATCAGCCAGCAAGCAGCCGACTGTATTTCAGATTACTTAAACTTACGCCAGGACAATACCTCGCCACTATTTATCCGCATAGGTGGCTCCAAGCACGCCGATACAAGTGGCGACTACTTAAGACTTACTGCCCGAAGTATCCAGCGCATGGTAGCTAGATACGCCCTGTTAGCCGGTATCACCAAGAAGGTATCTCCACACTCATTACGTCATAGCTTTGCAACGAATCTGCTTCAGAATGGTGCCGACCTTAGAAGTGTCCAAGCCATGCTAGGTCACAGCGATATAAGTACCACCCAAATCTATACCCACGTTACTGACCCGCAGTTAAAAAAAGTTCACCAGCAGTATCACAAAAGACAGCTATAG